One window of Pieris napi chromosome 1, ilPieNapi1.2, whole genome shotgun sequence genomic DNA carries:
- the LOC125054132 gene encoding metallophosphoesterase 1-like isoform X1 has product MRRVTKKLLNLIVGLALIGLYCEFIIYYIVIAQCSWPTLTNTRNKEVLKAFILADTHLLGPFRGHWLDKLRREWQMHQAFQAVIKIHKPDVVFVLGDLFDEGEWTNDQQFNDYVDRFYSLFALPKDIKMYVAVGNHDIGFHNRIRRKALQRFTDRLKSPLVQHVVLKNTHIIIINSMAMEGDSCNMCAEARRQISLVSDKLMKCSKNVENCENHSYNYSQPILMQHFPLYRKSDAICTEPDAPPLPERNKLFRLKIDALSKEATEYLISNIQPRAVFGGHTHHGCLVKHSYKNNEFLEYSVPSFSWRNRPDPKFMLVSISHDEYSVNKCGLPKEATLISSAVIMSLLLFFYVFTIRKIGA; this is encoded by the exons ATGCGAAGAGTTACTAAAAagttattgaatttaattgtagGCTTGGCATTGATTGGATTATATtgcgaatttattatatattatatagttatcGCTCAG TGTAGTTGGCCAACGTTAACAAATACTAGAAATAAGGAAGTTCTTAAGGCATTCATATTAGCAGATACACATTTATTAGGGCCTTTCAGAGGGCACTGGCTAGATAAGCTAAGACGAGAATGGCAAATGCATCAGGCATTTCAAgcagttattaaaatacataagcCTGATGTTGTATTTGTATTGG gaGACCTGTTTGATGAAGGTGAATGGACTAATGACCAACAATTTAATGACTATGTGGATCGCTTCTATAGTCTCTTTGCATTACCAAAAGACATCAAAATGTATGTAGCAGTTGGAAACCATGATATTGGTTTTCATAATAG gaTCAGAAGAAAGGCCTTACAAAGATTTACTGACCGTTTAAAATCTCCTTTGGTGCAACATGTGGTATTGAAAAATACTCACATTATTATCATAAACTCTATGGCAATGGAGGGTGATTCCTGTAATATGTGTGCCGAAGCACGAAGACAGATATCACTTGTATCAG ATAAACTTATGAAATGTTCTAAAAATGTTGAAAATTGTGAAAATCACAGCTATAATTACTCCCAACCTATTCTGATGcag CACTTTCCACTTTACCGCAAATCTGATGCCATATGTACAGAACCAGATGCACCTCCTTTACCAGAACGAAATAAATTGtttcgtttaaaaatagatGCCTTGTCAAAAGAAGCAACTGAGTACCTCATTAGTAATATACAACCTAGAGCAGTATTTGGTGGTCACACACATCATGGATGTTTGGTGAAacattcttataaaaataatgaatttttgGAATATTCAGTACCTTCTTTCTCATGGAGGAACAGGCCTGATCCCAAGTTTATGTtg GTTTCCATATCGCATGATGAGTATTCTGTTAATAAATGTGGTCTCCCAAAAGAAGCAACTTTGATAAGTTCTGCTGTGATaatgtcattattattattcttttatgtatttactatAAGGAAAATAGGTGCATAA
- the LOC125054132 gene encoding metallophosphoesterase 1-like isoform X2, producing the protein MRRVTKKLLNLIVGLALIGLYCEFIIYYIVIAQCSWPTLTNTRNKEVLKAFILADTHLLGPFRGHWLDKLRREWQMHQAFQAVIKIHKPDVVFVLGDLFDEGEWTNDQQFNDYVDRFYSLFALPKDIKMYVAVGNHDIGFHNRIRRKALQRFTDRLKSPLVQHVVLKNTHIIIINSMAMEGDSCNMCAEARRQISLVSDKLMKCSKNVENCENHSYNYSQPILMQHFPLYRKSDAICTEPDAPPLPERNKLFRLKIDALSKEATEYLISNIQPRAVFGGHTHHGCLVKHSYKNNEFLEYSVPSFSWRNRPDPKFMLSVHCQMKRSER; encoded by the exons ATGCGAAGAGTTACTAAAAagttattgaatttaattgtagGCTTGGCATTGATTGGATTATATtgcgaatttattatatattatatagttatcGCTCAG TGTAGTTGGCCAACGTTAACAAATACTAGAAATAAGGAAGTTCTTAAGGCATTCATATTAGCAGATACACATTTATTAGGGCCTTTCAGAGGGCACTGGCTAGATAAGCTAAGACGAGAATGGCAAATGCATCAGGCATTTCAAgcagttattaaaatacataagcCTGATGTTGTATTTGTATTGG gaGACCTGTTTGATGAAGGTGAATGGACTAATGACCAACAATTTAATGACTATGTGGATCGCTTCTATAGTCTCTTTGCATTACCAAAAGACATCAAAATGTATGTAGCAGTTGGAAACCATGATATTGGTTTTCATAATAG gaTCAGAAGAAAGGCCTTACAAAGATTTACTGACCGTTTAAAATCTCCTTTGGTGCAACATGTGGTATTGAAAAATACTCACATTATTATCATAAACTCTATGGCAATGGAGGGTGATTCCTGTAATATGTGTGCCGAAGCACGAAGACAGATATCACTTGTATCAG ATAAACTTATGAAATGTTCTAAAAATGTTGAAAATTGTGAAAATCACAGCTATAATTACTCCCAACCTATTCTGATGcag CACTTTCCACTTTACCGCAAATCTGATGCCATATGTACAGAACCAGATGCACCTCCTTTACCAGAACGAAATAAATTGtttcgtttaaaaatagatGCCTTGTCAAAAGAAGCAACTGAGTACCTCATTAGTAATATACAACCTAGAGCAGTATTTGGTGGTCACACACATCATGGATGTTTGGTGAAacattcttataaaaataatgaatttttgGAATATTCAGTACCTTCTTTCTCATGGAGGAACAGGCCTGATCCCAAGTTTATGTtg
- the LOC125054122 gene encoding protein naked cuticle homolog, protein MTCYETLRASAPAADAPMAHHFVKWWRNKFRSGYKKFSIGTESERTDTEELVGRAASQCSAPPDLLPSEARALLQPSTPPPIPQRTSEPCSKKPSTTAQTPDYNDNKPRLRFEELTCDVELQHPESSKQQPLQFSFTLYDLDGHGRMTKDDIAGIVSTIYESIGKSVTVPHYGSKTIQVRLTVVPENGQTRSQREKARRRRRKEQEALNSATTHADNSDKEQNERLSHDDDVSSKSSCSGDRKPQPQRPPPILRQRHRHTRKEHRERKYTKKRSGSLQRRELLEIIQANMEKNHLSFQATRKPSSPVANEEVSSKYHRIRNRSHTVNEKPNLYHKVKTENSANGYLDLASGGDSNLCRYDRYLHAVICSSAKHAHTGYHQKQNGTPRYGRASHPPNPRSRSHELASPSQKPRVLQIIFL, encoded by the exons ATGACGTGCTACGAAACGTTGAGAGCTTCGGCACCCGCGGCGGACGCCCCCATGGCGCACCACTTCGTCAAGTGGTGGCGCAACAAGTTTAGGAGTGGATATAAGAAATTTAGCA TTGGTACTGAGAGCGAGCGAACAGATACTGAAGAATTAGTTGGACGAGCGGCTTCCCAATGCTCAGCTCCACCAGATTTGCTTCCAAGTGAAGCTAGAGCACTGCTTCAGCCATCCACCCCACCACCAATTCCTCAGCGAACATCTGAACCTTGCTCTAAAAAGCCATCTACGACGGCACAAACTCCAGACTACAACGATAACAAACCTAGATTGCGTTTTGAG GAGTTGACGTGTGACGTAGAGCTTCAGCATCCCGAATCTTCCAAACAACAACCTTTACAGTTTTCGTTTACTCTATACGACCTTGATGGACATGGTCGAATGACTAAAGAC GATATAGCTGGAATAGTGTCAACAATCTATGAGTCTATAGGAAAGTCGGTCACAGTTCCGCATTATGGTTCTAAAACTATTCAAGTAAGATTAACTGTTGTACCTGAAAATGGCCAGACGCGTAGTCAAAGGGAAAAAGCAAGAAGGAGACGGAGAAAGGAACAAGAAGCGTTAAATTCTGCCACGACTCACGCTGATAATAGCGATAAGGAACAAAATGAAAGATTATCTCACGACGATGATGTGTCATCGAAATCATCATGTTCAGGAGATCGGAAGCCTCAGCCACAGAGGCCGCCACCAATTTTACGCCAGAGGCATCGTCATACACGAAAGGAACACCGGGAACGTAAATACACTAAAAAGAGATCCGGTAGTCTACAAAGACGTGAATTACTCGAGATCATTCAGGCTAATATGGAGAAAAATCACCTGAGCTTTCAAGCTACAAG AAAGCCCAGCAGTCCTGTGGCCAACGAAGAAGTGTCGAGTAAATATCATAGGATTCGAAATAGGTCACATACAGTTAACGAGAAGCCCAATTTATACCATAAAGTAAAAACAGAGAATTCAGCAAATGGTTATTTGGATCTTGCTAGTGGAGGTGATTCTAACTTATGCCGATATGATAGGTATCTCCATGCTGTTATATGCTCCTCAGCAAAACATGCACACACTGGCTACCATCAGAAACAGAATGGAACTCCACGCTATGGTCGTGCATCACATCCACCTAACCCTAGATCACGATCGCATGAACTTGCATCGCCATCGCAGAAGCCAAGAGTTCttcagataatatttttatag